A single genomic interval of Corvus hawaiiensis isolate bCorHaw1 chromosome 5, bCorHaw1.pri.cur, whole genome shotgun sequence harbors:
- the C5H2orf81 gene encoding uncharacterized protein C2orf81 homolog isoform X2, with translation METRRGVMTSRRAARGDYVTLPWSPGRRRGGMAEKAKPRGAGTKSRRDKSRTLVRSQPRQGKKTSSKSPGRTAAQLTPPDDGGESPPEPLDTGPILDDLLDRVMSECALAAAARQRMSFTVSRARDAILFVAEWRFQVRDDGEPDPEGDPDPERDGVWKEDEEPETCTWDSWIAGVPPIVSRPSEQVPSEDVPVIAEAEGPPECPGEVPDAVPVPTVHPLPTDQVYDAEPPCPEPSAAAEAPPAQVPDAVAVPPVSGPPSPEPPIAPRPPRKGLRLSRPPRPRPAPPSPPRPPAPLPAKPPKSPAQGPQGSLEATAEDGGQVPPLPSSSRTRLASIQLLRPSGGRGVPRLGARRVAARWVVPEVSVVDLMTEADQMRPGASRVRLPPSGSRQVLPGPGRPPRAEPQLCHPWLASARLAPGVTVRWGGSERRGPAVEGRDRQGDGEQKEEAAVRRAEQQLKPILPYPECRMSEHE, from the exons ATGGAGACGCGTCGCGGCGTGATGACGTCACGAAGGGCGGCGCGCGGTGATTACGTCACGTTGCCGTGGAGTCCGGGACGCCGAAGGGGCGGGATGGCCGAG AAAGCGAAACCCCGCGGGGCCGGCACCAAGTCGCGACGGGACAAGTCACGAACGCTCGTGCGATCGCAGCCCCGGCAGGGCAAGAAGACCTCCTCCAAAAGCCCCGGCCGGACCGCGGCCCAGCTCACCCCGCCCGACGATGGCGGGGAGTCCCCGCCCGAACCCTTGGACACCGGGCCCATCCTGGACGATCTCCTGGACCGGGTGATGAGCGAGTGCGCACTGGCGGCGGCGGCACGGCAG CGGATGTCCTTCACGGTGTCGCGGGCGCGGGACGCCATCCTGTTTGTCGCCGAGTGGCGGTTCCAGGTGCGGGACGACGGGGAACCGGACCCTGAGGGGGACCCGGATCCCGAACGAGACGGAGTCTGGAAGGAGGATGAGGAGCCCGAAACCTGCACCTGGGACTCCTGGATAGCGGGCGTTCCCCCCATCGTGTCCCGGCCCTCGGAACAA GTGCCGTCCGAGGACGTCCCCGTGATAGCCGAGGCTGAAGGTCCGCCCGAGTGTCCTGGCGAGGTCCCCGACGCTGTTCCCGTCCCGACTGTCCACCCTCTGCCCACGGACCAG GTTTACGATGCGGAGCCGCCGTGCCCGGAGCCCTCCGCAGCCGCCGAAGCTCCTCCCGCTCAGGTCCCCGACGCTGTCGCCGTCCCGCCCGTGTCAGGGCCACCCAGCCCGGAGCCGCCCATCGCTCCCCGGCCCCCCAGGAAGGGCCTCCGCCTCTCCCGGCCCCCGCGaccccggccggccccgccgagcccgccccggcccccggctCCGCTCCCGGCCAAGCCCCCGAAATCGCCAGCGCAGGGACCGCAGGGGTCCCTGGAGGCCACGGCGGAGGACGGCGGCCAAGTGCCACCGCTGCCATCCTCCTCCCGCACCCGCCTGGCATCGATCCAGCTGCTCAGACCCTCCGGCGGCAGGGgggtgcccaggctgggtgCCCGCCGCGTTGCCGCTCGCTGGGTCGTCCCCGAGGTGAGCGTGGTGGACCTGATGACCGAGGCGGATCAGATGCGGCCGGGAGCCTCGCGGGTCCGGCTACCCCCGTCGGGGTCCCGGCAGGTCCTCCCGGGACCCGGGCGGCCGCCCAGGGCCGAGCCGCAGCTGTGTCACCCCTGGCTGGCCTCGGCTCGGCTGGCGCCCGGTGTCACCGTGCGCTGGGGCGGCAGCGAGCGGCGCGGGCCGGCCGTGGAGGGGCGCGACCGTCAGGGGGACGGGGAGCAGAAGGAGGAGGCGGCGGTGAGgagagctgagcagcagctgaagccCATCCTCCCCTACCCGGAGTGCCGGATGTCAGAGCACGAATGA
- the C5H2orf81 gene encoding uncharacterized protein C2orf81 homolog isoform X1: MYWDELRGHAVVRGGVLVYTGAHWAGPAQAAAAVGVSVPVQKAKPRGAGTKSRRDKSRTLVRSQPRQGKKTSSKSPGRTAAQLTPPDDGGESPPEPLDTGPILDDLLDRVMSECALAAAARQRMSFTVSRARDAILFVAEWRFQVRDDGEPDPEGDPDPERDGVWKEDEEPETCTWDSWIAGVPPIVSRPSEQVPSEDVPVIAEAEGPPECPGEVPDAVPVPTVHPLPTDQVYDAEPPCPEPSAAAEAPPAQVPDAVAVPPVSGPPSPEPPIAPRPPRKGLRLSRPPRPRPAPPSPPRPPAPLPAKPPKSPAQGPQGSLEATAEDGGQVPPLPSSSRTRLASIQLLRPSGGRGVPRLGARRVAARWVVPEVSVVDLMTEADQMRPGASRVRLPPSGSRQVLPGPGRPPRAEPQLCHPWLASARLAPGVTVRWGGSERRGPAVEGRDRQGDGEQKEEAAVRRAEQQLKPILPYPECRMSEHE, from the exons ATGTACTGGGATGAGCTGAGGGGCCACGCTGTGGTGCGTGGGGGTGTACTGGTCTATACTGGGGCGCACTGGGCTGGTCCCGCCCAGGCAGCGGCAGCTGTGGGGGTCTCTGTTCCCGTGCAGAAAGCGAAACCCCGCGGGGCCGGCACCAAGTCGCGACGGGACAAGTCACGAACGCTCGTGCGATCGCAGCCCCGGCAGGGCAAGAAGACCTCCTCCAAAAGCCCCGGCCGGACCGCGGCCCAGCTCACCCCGCCCGACGATGGCGGGGAGTCCCCGCCCGAACCCTTGGACACCGGGCCCATCCTGGACGATCTCCTGGACCGGGTGATGAGCGAGTGCGCACTGGCGGCGGCGGCACGGCAG CGGATGTCCTTCACGGTGTCGCGGGCGCGGGACGCCATCCTGTTTGTCGCCGAGTGGCGGTTCCAGGTGCGGGACGACGGGGAACCGGACCCTGAGGGGGACCCGGATCCCGAACGAGACGGAGTCTGGAAGGAGGATGAGGAGCCCGAAACCTGCACCTGGGACTCCTGGATAGCGGGCGTTCCCCCCATCGTGTCCCGGCCCTCGGAACAA GTGCCGTCCGAGGACGTCCCCGTGATAGCCGAGGCTGAAGGTCCGCCCGAGTGTCCTGGCGAGGTCCCCGACGCTGTTCCCGTCCCGACTGTCCACCCTCTGCCCACGGACCAG GTTTACGATGCGGAGCCGCCGTGCCCGGAGCCCTCCGCAGCCGCCGAAGCTCCTCCCGCTCAGGTCCCCGACGCTGTCGCCGTCCCGCCCGTGTCAGGGCCACCCAGCCCGGAGCCGCCCATCGCTCCCCGGCCCCCCAGGAAGGGCCTCCGCCTCTCCCGGCCCCCGCGaccccggccggccccgccgagcccgccccggcccccggctCCGCTCCCGGCCAAGCCCCCGAAATCGCCAGCGCAGGGACCGCAGGGGTCCCTGGAGGCCACGGCGGAGGACGGCGGCCAAGTGCCACCGCTGCCATCCTCCTCCCGCACCCGCCTGGCATCGATCCAGCTGCTCAGACCCTCCGGCGGCAGGGgggtgcccaggctgggtgCCCGCCGCGTTGCCGCTCGCTGGGTCGTCCCCGAGGTGAGCGTGGTGGACCTGATGACCGAGGCGGATCAGATGCGGCCGGGAGCCTCGCGGGTCCGGCTACCCCCGTCGGGGTCCCGGCAGGTCCTCCCGGGACCCGGGCGGCCGCCCAGGGCCGAGCCGCAGCTGTGTCACCCCTGGCTGGCCTCGGCTCGGCTGGCGCCCGGTGTCACCGTGCGCTGGGGCGGCAGCGAGCGGCGCGGGCCGGCCGTGGAGGGGCGCGACCGTCAGGGGGACGGGGAGCAGAAGGAGGAGGCGGCGGTGAGgagagctgagcagcagctgaagccCATCCTCCCCTACCCGGAGTGCCGGATGTCAGAGCACGAATGA